A genomic segment from Orrella daihaiensis encodes:
- the phaC gene encoding class I poly(R)-hydroxyalkanoic acid synthase, which yields MSASFPTPWGFPPGMDQSELGQIQQQFMQQWQALAQAAAQGELPEIKDRRFADQAWKSSPMHALMAHLYLLSGDAMKQLADAAQVEPEVKDQLRFSVSQWVDAMSPANFLATNPEAQQALIESGGKTLQTGIENFLKDLQKGRITQTDESVFEVGRNLAITPGAVVFQNKYFQLLQYTPTTETVYQRPLLMVPPCINKYYIMDLQPENSLVAYLVSQGFTVFMVSWRNPLPQDTDGIQTATWDDYIEDGILTAIDVARDISSQGKVNVLGFCVGGTMLTTALAVLAARGQEKVSSLTLLATMLDFVDTGALGVFANEPHARIREHSIGTGGLMTGRELASTFSFLRPNELVWNYVVSNYLKGQTPVPFDLLYWNSDSTNLSGPFFTWYFRNAYIENNFKEAGKVKVCGEKVNFGKIDVPAYLLASKEDHIVPWQTAYHSAALLGGEIRFVLGASGHIAGVINPTSKNKRHYWVSDAEVAVTPEQWVDSAREHPGSWWPDHTDWLKASSGRRVKAKKQLGNDQYPVIEDAPGSYVKVRAV from the coding sequence GTGAGTGCTTCATTTCCCACCCCCTGGGGATTCCCCCCCGGTATGGATCAGTCCGAACTTGGGCAGATCCAACAGCAATTCATGCAACAGTGGCAGGCCCTGGCTCAAGCAGCCGCTCAAGGCGAACTGCCAGAAATTAAAGACAGGCGATTTGCAGATCAGGCCTGGAAGTCTAGTCCCATGCATGCCCTGATGGCGCATCTTTATTTGCTCTCAGGCGACGCTATGAAGCAGTTGGCTGACGCTGCTCAGGTTGAACCAGAGGTGAAGGATCAACTGCGGTTTTCTGTGTCGCAGTGGGTTGATGCCATGTCACCCGCAAATTTTCTGGCAACCAATCCGGAAGCACAGCAGGCGCTTATTGAGTCGGGTGGTAAGACGCTACAGACAGGTATTGAAAACTTTTTGAAAGATTTGCAAAAAGGTCGCATTACTCAGACGGATGAAAGCGTGTTTGAAGTCGGGCGTAACCTGGCCATTACCCCTGGTGCGGTTGTCTTTCAAAACAAGTATTTTCAGCTGTTGCAATACACGCCAACCACCGAGACGGTCTATCAGCGTCCTTTGTTGATGGTGCCGCCTTGCATTAACAAGTACTACATCATGGATTTGCAGCCAGAAAACTCGCTGGTTGCCTATCTGGTGTCGCAAGGGTTTACGGTATTCATGGTGTCCTGGCGCAATCCGCTACCGCAAGACACTGACGGTATTCAAACTGCCACCTGGGATGACTATATCGAAGACGGTATCCTGACAGCTATCGATGTCGCTCGTGATATTTCAAGTCAAGGTAAAGTCAATGTCCTTGGTTTTTGTGTCGGTGGCACGATGCTGACGACAGCATTGGCTGTGTTGGCTGCTCGTGGTCAAGAGAAGGTGTCTTCCCTTACGTTACTGGCCACCATGCTGGATTTTGTAGACACTGGTGCTCTGGGCGTCTTTGCCAATGAGCCGCATGCCCGTATTCGCGAGCATTCGATTGGTACAGGCGGCTTGATGACTGGTCGGGAGTTGGCGAGCACCTTCTCGTTTCTCAGGCCCAATGAGCTGGTCTGGAACTACGTGGTATCTAACTATCTCAAAGGCCAGACGCCTGTGCCATTTGATCTCTTGTATTGGAATAGTGACAGCACCAATTTGTCGGGGCCATTTTTCACGTGGTACTTTCGCAATGCCTACATCGAGAACAATTTCAAGGAGGCAGGCAAGGTCAAGGTCTGCGGTGAAAAAGTCAATTTCGGGAAAATCGATGTGCCAGCGTATTTACTGGCATCCAAGGAAGACCACATCGTCCCTTGGCAAACGGCATATCACTCGGCTGCCTTGTTAGGTGGCGAGATTCGTTTTGTACTTGGCGCATCGGGCCACATCGCTGGTGTTATCAATCCGACATCAAAAAACAAGCGACATTATTGGGTGTCGGATGCCGAAGTCGCGGTCACGCCAGAGCAGTGGGTTGATTCCGCGCGTGAACATCCTGGAAGTTGGTGGCCTGACCATACGGACTGGCTTAAGGCTAGTTCTGGGCGACGCGTAAAAGCTAAAAAACAATTGGGCAATGATCAATATCCGGTCATTGAGGATGCGCCTGGCAGCTATGTAAAAGTGCGCGCTGTTTAA
- the pgeF gene encoding peptidoglycan editing factor PgeF, translated as MTRIAIEGLTPRVQGFCTTRHRGASAKPYDSFNLGNHVGDSVASVMANRQQLSQWLPSAPIWVDQVHGTNVLVVDRSCNSETILSGLTQADALVTTTPKQPLGILTADCMSVVIANGTGTVLGLAHAGWRGLAAGVLQATVKTMREQNGELGAWRAWIGPCIGMQAFEVGSEVREAFLAKDPELAKCFVPHGALHKWLCDLPGIARKILHDHGASSVVWCGLCTVNDPANRFFSYRRDGQTGRMATVAWIT; from the coding sequence ATGACCCGCATAGCGATCGAGGGCCTGACCCCCCGCGTACAAGGCTTTTGTACAACCAGACATCGCGGGGCCAGTGCCAAGCCATACGACTCATTTAACCTTGGCAACCACGTGGGCGATAGCGTTGCTAGCGTGATGGCCAACCGCCAACAATTATCTCAATGGCTGCCAAGCGCGCCGATTTGGGTTGATCAGGTCCACGGCACAAACGTATTGGTTGTCGATCGATCCTGCAATTCTGAAACGATCTTATCTGGACTGACGCAAGCTGACGCACTGGTCACGACCACGCCTAAGCAACCGCTGGGAATTTTGACGGCGGATTGCATGTCCGTGGTCATTGCCAACGGCACTGGCACCGTGCTCGGCTTGGCGCATGCTGGTTGGCGTGGATTAGCCGCTGGTGTTTTGCAGGCCACTGTGAAGACAATGCGTGAACAGAACGGTGAACTTGGCGCATGGCGTGCGTGGATCGGTCCGTGTATCGGTATGCAAGCTTTTGAAGTGGGTAGTGAGGTGCGAGAAGCTTTTTTGGCAAAAGACCCTGAACTTGCGAAGTGCTTTGTGCCCCATGGTGCATTGCACAAATGGCTGTGTGATTTACCCGGCATCGCCCGAAAAATATTGCATGATCACGGCGCAAGTTCCGTGGTCTGGTGTGGCCTGTGCACAGTCAATGATCCGGCAAATCGATTTTTTAGCTACCGGCGTGATGGTCAGACTGGTCGCATGGCGACCGTGGCTTGGATTACTTGA
- a CDS encoding RluA family pseudouridine synthase codes for MVQPERQTNEADDADESISASDAEILHFMIEPSLAGDRLDKAIAQLIPEHSRSRIQGWIEAGHVRVNGTVNARVRQLVATGDEVTVEVQPSEQVLAYEPQNVEFHVISESASWLVVDKQAGLVVHPGAGNWRGTLLNGLLFRYPDLSHVARAGIVHRLDKETTGLMVVAKTEMAQTHLVRQLQQRTVKRQYRALVHGWMSSDQITIDRPIGRDPKVPVRMSVSAAGASKPATTHVTRLRTGSLEGVPVSEVSCRLETGRTHQIRVHLASLRHPLVGDTLYGGKPLLNATRQMLHAESLSFIDPANDQWVSFESELPDDMQVVLDQVRWDI; via the coding sequence ATGGTACAGCCCGAGCGCCAGACTAATGAGGCAGATGATGCTGATGAGAGTATTTCAGCATCTGACGCAGAAATACTCCATTTTATGATTGAGCCCTCGCTAGCTGGCGATAGGCTCGATAAGGCCATTGCACAGTTGATCCCAGAGCATTCACGGTCAAGGATTCAGGGCTGGATTGAGGCTGGACATGTCAGGGTAAATGGCACGGTTAATGCCCGCGTGCGGCAGTTGGTTGCGACTGGCGACGAGGTCACTGTAGAGGTTCAGCCCTCAGAGCAAGTTTTGGCATATGAACCTCAGAATGTTGAATTTCATGTGATCAGTGAGTCGGCATCCTGGCTAGTCGTCGACAAGCAGGCGGGCTTGGTTGTTCATCCCGGGGCAGGCAATTGGCGCGGCACTCTTTTGAATGGCCTGTTGTTTCGGTACCCGGACTTAAGTCACGTGGCTCGTGCCGGGATCGTGCATCGTCTAGATAAGGAAACTACCGGATTGATGGTGGTGGCAAAGACAGAGATGGCGCAGACCCACCTGGTCAGGCAACTTCAACAACGTACGGTAAAGCGGCAATATCGGGCGCTGGTGCATGGATGGATGAGCTCAGATCAGATAACCATTGATCGACCAATCGGACGAGACCCTAAGGTACCCGTGCGCATGTCTGTCTCAGCAGCAGGTGCATCAAAGCCGGCTACCACACATGTCACGCGGCTGCGTACTGGATCGCTAGAGGGTGTTCCAGTTAGCGAAGTGAGTTGTCGCTTGGAGACCGGACGTACGCATCAGATCCGTGTTCATCTGGCGAGCTTAAGACATCCACTTGTTGGGGATACGTTGTATGGAGGTAAACCGCTTCTGAACGCAACGCGGCAGATGTTACACGCTGAATCGTTGTCGTTTATTGATCCTGCCAACGATCAATGGGTCAGCTTTGAAAGTGAGCTACCCGATGATATGCAGGTGGTATTAGATCAGGTTCGGTGGGATATTTAA
- a CDS encoding outer membrane protein assembly factor BamD — protein sequence MTDRIPRSIFFSKNALLGMLLLIMFLALSGCSSFGEDEYDETAGWSVERLYQDGKEEMNAGNWTVAAERFTAVEARYPFGPFAQQSLINLAYVQWKQSEPEMALATISRFQRQYPNHPGSDYMLFLRGLILFTPPSSRLAFLSQQDPAERDPRALRESYAAFEELITRFPQSRYAEDARQRMNWLVNTMAEHQVHAARFYYERQGYVAAINRAQSVLTDYEGVPATEEALYIIMMSYQKLDMPDMSKDAERVLLANFPNTQLIAKGLPKPTYSWWNPLGYF from the coding sequence ATGACTGACCGCATTCCCCGATCGATATTTTTCAGTAAAAACGCCTTGCTTGGCATGCTACTGCTCATTATGTTTCTGGCTCTCTCCGGATGCTCGTCCTTTGGTGAGGACGAGTATGACGAGACAGCTGGTTGGTCGGTTGAACGCCTCTATCAGGATGGCAAGGAGGAGATGAATGCCGGCAATTGGACCGTAGCGGCCGAGCGCTTTACCGCGGTTGAAGCCCGTTATCCATTCGGCCCGTTTGCCCAGCAGTCACTGATCAATCTGGCTTATGTGCAGTGGAAGCAGTCTGAGCCTGAAATGGCGCTGGCAACCATTTCGCGCTTTCAGCGTCAATACCCCAATCACCCGGGAAGTGACTACATGCTGTTTCTTCGAGGTTTGATCCTGTTCACGCCGCCAAGCTCCCGTTTGGCATTCCTGAGTCAGCAAGACCCTGCTGAGCGAGACCCTCGTGCGCTACGGGAGTCCTACGCGGCATTCGAAGAGCTCATTACCCGTTTCCCGCAGAGCCGTTATGCCGAGGATGCCAGACAACGGATGAACTGGCTGGTTAACACCATGGCTGAGCATCAGGTACACGCAGCACGTTTTTATTACGAGCGCCAAGGTTACGTCGCCGCGATTAATCGAGCGCAATCGGTGCTGACTGACTATGAAGGCGTGCCAGCCACCGAAGAGGCGCTCTACATCATCATGATGTCGTACCAAAAGTTGGATATGCCCGATATGTCTAAGGATGCTGAACGAGTGTTACTCGCCAACTTCCCGAACACCCAGTTAATCGCAAAAGGCCTTCCAAAACCCACCTACAGCTGGTGGAATCCACTAGGATACTTTTAG
- a CDS encoding ATP-dependent DNA helicase produces MSALADVFGSGGAFARHLPNYRERTGQVALAQAIESVIDKRGVLVAEAGTGIGKTWAYLVPAVLSGAKVLVSTGTRTLQDQLFQKDLPTVRDVLEVPLGIAMLKGRANYVCHYYLQRLQDDPQALVSRGEVIWLRQIKQFAQTSKTGDRSELASVPEDADIWNRVTSTRENCLAQDCPNVHECFVYKARRQAQEADLVVINHALYMADAALREQGISDLLPQADVVVFDEAHQLPAVATRFLGQMLSTAQLLDLAKQSEAVGLAHAREVVRWSELASGLAQLVKDWRLGLDWVQQRANRRAVPQDLIEQQEALDLMRQVADALTLLQQALDSNAERHLDLAALARTAESLSERLADWIQACQSDRLDSERVYWLETTAGGVRLNMAPLSIAAAFSAERQAGQTWVFVSATLSVKGDFSHFVQRLGLDDPKTHRQASPFDYEEQALLCVPRGLPAVQNPQYIREFVRWLWPLIHACQGNAMILCTTLRAVENIADALRELYEEQSINWPILQQGLQPRRTLLEAFREQSNAVLIGSASFWEGVDVVGQRLSLVAIDKLPFAPPDDPILEARLQACRDEGGNPFMLLQVPEAAIALKQGAGRLIRSERDWGVLVVGDTRLVDKPYGRSLWQGLPPFKRTREQEEALAFIHQKQPA; encoded by the coding sequence TTGAGCGCTTTGGCTGATGTGTTTGGCAGCGGGGGCGCATTCGCTCGTCACCTGCCAAATTACCGTGAGCGCACCGGTCAAGTGGCGTTAGCGCAGGCGATCGAGTCCGTGATTGATAAGCGCGGTGTTTTGGTGGCAGAGGCTGGAACAGGTATTGGTAAGACTTGGGCTTATCTAGTCCCTGCTGTGCTGTCAGGCGCCAAGGTGTTGGTCTCGACTGGCACCAGAACATTACAGGATCAGCTGTTTCAGAAAGACTTGCCGACTGTGCGGGACGTGCTTGAAGTGCCCCTGGGTATTGCCATGCTCAAAGGCCGTGCAAACTATGTCTGTCATTATTATTTGCAGCGTCTGCAGGATGACCCTCAAGCTTTAGTGTCACGTGGGGAAGTGATTTGGTTGCGTCAAATCAAACAGTTTGCGCAGACCTCTAAAACTGGAGACAGGAGTGAATTGGCATCTGTGCCAGAAGATGCCGATATCTGGAATCGTGTTACTTCCACGCGCGAGAACTGTCTGGCGCAAGACTGTCCGAATGTACATGAGTGCTTTGTGTATAAAGCCCGTCGGCAAGCGCAGGAGGCTGACTTGGTGGTAATCAATCATGCACTTTATATGGCGGATGCGGCGCTACGCGAACAGGGGATTTCAGACCTTTTGCCGCAGGCTGACGTGGTGGTATTTGACGAGGCACATCAACTGCCGGCGGTAGCCACACGTTTTTTAGGTCAAATGCTATCTACTGCCCAGTTGCTCGATCTGGCCAAGCAGTCTGAGGCTGTGGGCCTTGCCCATGCGCGCGAGGTGGTGCGTTGGAGTGAGTTGGCCAGCGGCTTGGCGCAGCTTGTCAAAGACTGGCGACTTGGTCTCGATTGGGTGCAGCAGCGCGCGAATCGGCGTGCCGTCCCTCAGGATCTCATCGAACAGCAAGAGGCCTTGGACCTGATGCGTCAGGTTGCTGATGCATTAACTTTGCTGCAACAAGCTCTGGACTCCAATGCTGAACGCCATCTGGATTTGGCTGCCTTAGCTAGAACGGCCGAAAGCCTATCAGAGCGGCTAGCCGATTGGATTCAGGCGTGTCAATCTGATCGACTTGACTCGGAGCGCGTTTATTGGCTTGAGACGACTGCGGGTGGGGTGCGTTTGAACATGGCACCGTTATCGATCGCAGCAGCTTTTAGTGCTGAGCGTCAAGCAGGGCAGACGTGGGTGTTTGTGTCTGCGACGTTGTCGGTAAAGGGTGATTTCAGTCATTTTGTGCAGCGTCTAGGACTTGATGATCCCAAGACTCACCGTCAGGCCTCACCCTTTGATTATGAAGAGCAGGCATTGCTCTGCGTTCCCAGAGGATTGCCAGCGGTACAAAACCCTCAGTACATCAGAGAGTTTGTTCGTTGGCTTTGGCCTTTGATTCATGCCTGTCAAGGTAACGCGATGATCCTATGCACTACCTTGCGTGCGGTCGAGAATATTGCTGATGCACTACGTGAGCTGTATGAAGAGCAATCAATCAACTGGCCGATCTTGCAACAAGGACTGCAGCCAAGACGCACTTTACTAGAAGCATTTAGAGAACAGTCAAACGCGGTGCTTATTGGGAGTGCCAGTTTTTGGGAGGGCGTGGATGTCGTTGGCCAGCGCCTGAGCCTGGTCGCGATTGACAAGCTACCATTTGCCCCCCCGGATGATCCGATATTGGAGGCCAGATTGCAGGCGTGCCGCGATGAGGGCGGCAACCCATTTATGTTGCTTCAGGTACCAGAGGCTGCGATCGCGCTCAAGCAGGGAGCAGGTCGTCTTATTCGTAGTGAGCGCGATTGGGGTGTCTTGGTGGTGGGCGATACACGTTTAGTTGACAAACCCTATGGTAGATCGCTGTGGCAAGGCCTCCCGCCTTTTAAACGAACCCGGGAGCAAGAGGAGGCTTTGGCCTTCATCCATCAAAAGCAGCCCGCTTGA
- a CDS encoding tryptophan--tRNA ligase: protein MNTRVLTGITTTGTPHLGNYVGAIRPAVRSAEDPTVDAFFFLADYHALIKCEDPARIARSRLEIAATWLAAGLDPEHTHFYRQSDIPEIPELSWMLTCVTGKGLMNRAHAYKAAVDANRDKGEEEDDGVTMGLFSYPILMAADILMFNAHKVPVGRDQVQHLEMARDIAARFNHLYGEGRPWFVLPEAVVDDEVATLTGLDGRKMSKSYNNTIPLFEGGAKAIKGAVARIVTDSLEPGQPKDPFTSNLLPIYQAFATPSQTQDYIKALQDGLGWGEAKTQLIQVIESQIAPMRDQYEMLMAKPDDIEDILLAGANKARAIATPFMEQLRAAVGLGKGAFGSAGKEGKSKRKIPKLVQFKDEAGQFRFRLLDSSGQTLFVSLPQSDPKEAGMLIGKIKSHPSEISVVAHETDGYQLVLQGQTVAIAEVGLTSQELTQRMQKINSALQELGD, encoded by the coding sequence ATGAACACCAGAGTCCTTACTGGCATTACAACCACTGGTACACCTCATTTAGGAAACTACGTCGGCGCTATTCGGCCGGCAGTTCGATCGGCTGAGGATCCGACGGTAGACGCGTTCTTTTTTCTGGCTGACTATCACGCGCTTATCAAATGTGAGGATCCTGCGCGGATTGCTCGCTCTCGGTTAGAAATTGCTGCTACCTGGCTAGCGGCTGGCCTTGACCCTGAGCACACGCATTTTTATCGTCAGTCGGATATCCCAGAGATTCCCGAGTTGTCCTGGATGCTGACTTGTGTCACGGGCAAGGGTCTCATGAATCGGGCTCATGCATATAAGGCTGCGGTTGATGCCAATCGTGACAAAGGTGAAGAGGAAGACGATGGCGTGACGATGGGATTATTCTCTTATCCTATTCTGATGGCTGCTGACATCCTCATGTTTAACGCGCACAAGGTGCCAGTTGGTCGCGATCAAGTGCAGCACTTGGAGATGGCCCGAGACATTGCTGCGCGCTTTAACCACTTGTATGGAGAGGGCCGACCCTGGTTTGTCCTGCCAGAGGCTGTGGTCGATGATGAGGTGGCGACACTAACAGGCCTTGATGGCCGCAAAATGTCTAAAAGTTATAACAACACCATCCCACTGTTTGAGGGGGGGGCCAAAGCGATCAAGGGTGCCGTGGCACGTATTGTGACTGACTCGCTTGAGCCGGGGCAACCGAAGGATCCATTCACTTCCAATCTTCTGCCGATCTATCAGGCATTTGCTACCCCATCGCAAACACAGGACTATATCAAGGCGTTGCAAGATGGGCTTGGGTGGGGTGAAGCTAAAACTCAATTGATTCAGGTAATCGAGTCGCAGATAGCACCTATGCGTGATCAGTACGAGATGCTGATGGCTAAGCCCGATGATATTGAGGATATTTTGCTTGCTGGTGCGAATAAAGCACGTGCGATCGCCACACCGTTTATGGAGCAGTTGCGTGCCGCTGTCGGACTTGGCAAAGGCGCTTTTGGCTCAGCGGGCAAAGAGGGAAAATCCAAACGCAAGATACCCAAGCTAGTGCAGTTCAAAGACGAGGCCGGTCAATTTAGGTTTCGCTTGCTTGATAGTTCGGGCCAGACTTTATTCGTGTCGTTGCCGCAGAGCGATCCCAAAGAAGCCGGCATGCTAATCGGCAAAATCAAGTCTCATCCATCTGAGATCAGCGTGGTGGCGCATGAGACAGATGGCTATCAATTGGTGCTGCAGGGACAAACCGTGGCAATTGCTGAAGTTGGACTAACGTCGCAGGAACTGACGCAGCGCATGCAAAAGATCAACTCAGCCTTGCAGGAATTAGGCGATTGA
- the zapE gene encoding cell division protein ZapE, with amino-acid sequence MNVTDYFEQALSERGYQADQAQALAIERLQRFYDDWVAFRAKRSNALKKMIVRPQIPRGVYLWGGVGRGKSFLMDAFYATVPVVRKTRLHFHEFMRAVHRELEEVKGQQDPLDEVAKRIAKRYRLICFDEFHVSDVADAMILYKLLLGLFERGTSFVMTSNYEPKTLYPDGLHRDRILPAIELIYDRMDVLNVDAGVDYRRRTLEQVQSYYTPLDDNSHQALEAAFNALADTSPQEPVLLIEHREIRAIARSGSVVWFDFSTLCGGPRSQNDYLELANRFHAVILSGVPQMGPRQASEARRFTWLIDVFYDHRVKLIMSAACEPEQLYTVGPMANEFHRTVSRILEMQSREYLESERRVTVTL; translated from the coding sequence ATGAACGTTACTGACTATTTCGAACAAGCGCTATCGGAGCGCGGTTATCAGGCTGATCAGGCCCAAGCGCTCGCCATTGAACGGCTGCAGAGGTTCTATGATGATTGGGTGGCGTTTAGAGCCAAGCGCTCCAACGCACTAAAAAAAATGATCGTGCGCCCGCAGATCCCCCGAGGAGTTTATCTCTGGGGAGGGGTTGGGCGAGGCAAGAGTTTCCTGATGGATGCTTTTTACGCCACTGTGCCTGTCGTTCGTAAGACGAGGTTGCATTTTCATGAGTTCATGCGTGCAGTGCACCGTGAACTCGAAGAAGTCAAAGGTCAACAAGATCCACTTGATGAAGTTGCCAAACGGATCGCTAAGCGCTATCGACTAATTTGTTTTGATGAGTTTCATGTATCGGACGTAGCTGATGCAATGATTCTATACAAGCTCTTGCTGGGGCTGTTCGAGCGTGGCACATCGTTTGTGATGACTTCAAACTATGAGCCTAAAACGCTCTATCCAGATGGTCTGCATCGCGACCGGATCTTGCCGGCAATTGAGCTCATTTATGATCGTATGGATGTGTTGAACGTGGATGCGGGTGTGGATTACCGCAGGCGGACACTGGAGCAAGTCCAGAGTTATTACACACCGCTAGATGATAATTCGCATCAGGCACTTGAGGCAGCCTTTAACGCTTTGGCTGATACGTCACCGCAGGAGCCAGTGCTGTTGATAGAGCATCGAGAAATCCGTGCCATTGCCCGCTCAGGCAGTGTGGTGTGGTTTGACTTCTCAACATTATGTGGTGGGCCTCGTTCACAGAATGATTATCTTGAGCTTGCAAACCGGTTTCATGCTGTGATTCTGTCGGGTGTGCCTCAAATGGGTCCTCGCCAAGCTTCGGAGGCCAGGCGCTTCACCTGGTTGATTGATGTCTTCTATGACCATAGGGTTAAATTGATCATGTCAGCTGCCTGCGAGCCTGAGCAGCTTTACACTGTCGGTCCGATGGCCAATGAGTTTCATCGTACGGTCTCACGTATTCTTGAAATGCAGTCACGCGAGTACCTTGAGTCCGAGCGCCGAGTAACAGTCACTCTATAG
- the lpdA gene encoding dihydrolipoyl dehydrogenase, with product MSKQFDLVVIGAGPGGYIAAIRAAQLGMKVACIDAWQNGKGGPAPGGTCTNVGCIPSKALLQSSEHFEQVNHHFGDHGIEVKGVSLKLDKMLGRKNEVVKQNNDGILYLFKKNKVEFFHGKGSFAGQADGMYQIKVSGTTDADLVAKHVVIATGSSARELPGLPFDEKQILSNDGALNIDAVPKRLGVIGAGVIGLEMGSVWRRLGSEVTVLEAMPQFLAAVDETIAKEAAKVFDKQGLKIHTGVKIGEIAKTARQITVPWTDSEGKEQKLVVDKLIVSIGRLPYTGGLQAETVGLKLDERGFVQVDDHCKTNLPNVWAVGDVVRGPMLAHKAEEEGVAVAERIAGQHGHVNFETIPWVIYTSPEIAWVGRTEQQLKADGVKYKAGSFPFLANGRARALGDTTGMVKVLADAQTDEVLGVHIIGPVASELIAEAVTIMEFRGAAEDIARICHAHPTLSEAMKEAALAVDKRALNF from the coding sequence ATGTCTAAACAGTTCGATTTGGTTGTCATCGGGGCAGGTCCCGGTGGTTATATTGCTGCTATCCGTGCCGCCCAGCTCGGTATGAAAGTGGCCTGTATTGATGCTTGGCAAAACGGTAAAGGTGGTCCAGCGCCCGGTGGCACTTGCACCAACGTGGGTTGTATTCCTTCCAAAGCTTTGTTGCAGTCTTCAGAGCATTTCGAACAAGTGAACCACCATTTTGGTGATCACGGTATCGAAGTCAAAGGCGTGTCTTTAAAGCTTGACAAGATGCTTGGGCGCAAAAATGAAGTCGTCAAGCAGAATAATGACGGCATTCTCTATCTGTTCAAGAAAAACAAGGTCGAGTTTTTTCATGGCAAGGGCTCATTTGCGGGTCAAGCTGACGGTATGTATCAGATCAAGGTCAGCGGCACCACTGACGCTGATCTGGTGGCCAAACACGTGGTGATTGCCACCGGTTCCTCTGCGCGTGAGCTTCCAGGATTGCCGTTTGATGAAAAGCAGATACTTTCTAACGATGGCGCTTTGAATATTGATGCTGTGCCCAAGCGTCTTGGTGTCATTGGAGCCGGCGTTATTGGGTTGGAGATGGGCAGCGTCTGGCGCCGTCTAGGTTCTGAAGTGACGGTGCTTGAAGCCATGCCACAGTTTTTGGCGGCAGTTGATGAAACGATTGCCAAAGAAGCGGCTAAGGTTTTTGATAAGCAGGGCTTGAAAATTCACACCGGTGTCAAAATTGGTGAGATCGCCAAAACAGCGCGTCAGATCACAGTGCCTTGGACCGATTCTGAAGGCAAAGAACAAAAGCTCGTGGTTGACAAGTTGATCGTTTCAATCGGTCGTCTGCCTTATACGGGCGGACTGCAGGCTGAGACGGTTGGTCTAAAACTCGACGAGCGTGGATTTGTTCAGGTGGATGACCACTGCAAGACCAATCTGCCTAACGTCTGGGCGGTAGGTGACGTAGTGCGTGGTCCCATGCTTGCCCATAAGGCTGAAGAGGAGGGTGTTGCCGTCGCTGAGCGGATTGCCGGACAGCACGGTCATGTCAATTTCGAGACCATTCCTTGGGTGATCTACACTTCTCCTGAAATTGCCTGGGTGGGTCGCACCGAACAGCAACTGAAAGCCGATGGCGTGAAGTACAAGGCTGGCTCATTCCCATTTTTGGCCAATGGGCGTGCTCGGGCGCTAGGTGACACAACCGGTATGGTTAAAGTGTTGGCCGATGCTCAAACGGATGAAGTGCTTGGTGTGCATATCATCGGGCCTGTTGCCTCTGAGCTGATTGCTGAAGCGGTAACTATTATGGAGTTTCGTGGTGCGGCTGAGGACATTGCACGTATTTGTCATGCGCACCCGACATTATCTGAAGCCATGAAAGAAGCTGCTCTGGCGGTCGATAAACGAGCCTTGAACTTCTAA